TCGAAGAGGCTTTCAAATGAAGGATCGAGCATCGTCACCAAGCCGCTCGCCATTGCTTCCGCGATACATAATCCGAATGCTTCCACCCACCGCGGGCTGTGAAAATAAACATAAAAATCCAAGCGCCTGAGAAAGTCCGATACGCTGTTTTGCGCGAATGGACTGATCTGCCAGTTCGAGCCTATCCAGGGTTGGATTGACGTCGGGGCACCGCCCAACACCTTGATGGCGAAATTGGGTGTGTCGGGATAGGCTGCCCGTAGCTCATCTGCGGAACTGGGCCATTTCGCCGGGTCCGCTCTCGTGTGGCGCCCCACATTGATGGTGCCTGTTGGAGCTGTTCGCTGGGGAGATGCCCATTCAGCAAGGTCAATCATGTTCCACAAATCGTGCTGAAGCAGCGCAGGACTCTCGGTCCCAATACTGTCGAACTGGGATCGGACCTTCGGCCCAACAGGAGCAAACACGACCGGAACACCAAAGAGCCGATCCAACACGCGTTCCACGACTCCCAGATCGTATTGGGGAACGCGATTGCCATCGAACAGAGGATGATGGACCACACAAACGACGCGGCGAGGCTGCAAACGCACTGGCGAACGCGGCATTCGCTCGAACACTGCAGGATGGTGAGCCAGAAGAATGTCGCAGGTCGCCTCTTCGGATCCTGTGAGCCAAACAGTATTCGATTGCTCGATAACTGCGGCTGTACGACTGTCGAAGACGCCGAGCTCACGCGTGCGCTGCCCCAAAAAAGGCAGCAGGCCACAGCTCACCCCCCACTGTTTCGCCGCCTTCAGCTCGGCTCTCAGTGCGCTCGACGTACCGCCGTGAAAGCGCGGGTCAGCAGCATGAACAACGTCAAAATGCACAGCTAACCCCACGATTGTATCCGACGCTGAGCTTCGCGGCCTGCCGCCTATCCCTCAATGAGATCGAAGGGTATCCCCAGGTTTCCAGATGCGGCTGCACATTGCCCCTCGAAAAACGCAGTCTATGAAGCAGAGCAGACAGCGCTAGTAGACTCGCCGTCCCCAGAAGTCTCGCCGAGGTTGGGTCGCCAATTTCCGGACTGTGACAGGCTGCTTTTGAACCGTCGTCTTCACCCTCTCGACGGCCAAAGTCCCGTAGCAGCTGCGAGGATATTCAGCGAGGAAAGCCTGGTAGGATTGACGTGTATTCAGCCTTTGTGCCCGGCGCCAAGCGGCAGATTCAGCTGCGCTCGGCCGTGTGTTTTGACAGTTGCTGGCATTGGGTGGAGCCAATGTTAGGTTCGGCCAGGACGGCACACATCCCGTTAGAGCGACCGAGAAAAGGACGGCAATACGTTTCAGCATTGCGAGAACGCTCCAATCCAGGATAAGGCTAAAAGCCCACAAGAAAGAGTAGAATAACTATTGCTAAATAACAAGCTCCGTAGATCACGGGGGCTTCCAACAGCCATCCGGTGCGACTAGTACTCAAGTTGAATTCGAGAGCCGCAAGATCATCGCCCACCATTCCCTCAGTGCCACGACGAGCCAGCGGGAGGGAACGCGACGGGATCCGTATAAACCTTCGCAATAAGAACGCCAGCGGCCGAATGGGCTCCTGTTGCGTCTTAGCAGGGGACCGACTTCGACCAATTCGCACACCAGTCCCTCCGCGCCTGCCAAAAGGCGGCCTTCGGCTCATTGCGGACCCTTATTGCCTCCGGCGCAATCCACAGAGAGCTTGCGCCGGGGACGAGACGCGCGCGAAGCACACTTCTTCAACACGGATGGGAACCATTGGGCCGCCGCCTACGCTGCCGGTGGACGATACCGAATCGACTTCGCCTTTTCCAAGGCTTCGATCGTATCCTCGACGCTGAGGAGGACAGTGGTCTCAATAGAGCTGAGCGCTCCTCCTGCGCCGATGGCAAGCGCGACAGCCGCCATCGACACGTTATCAGGCGCCTCCCACAGATTCCAACCATCATGCTCGCCAAAGGCGTACCAAAATCCATGGAGCTTTCCGCCCACGGATTCAATGTAAGTACGTGCCGCCTCTCGGCGATCCTCGGGGTTTTCGATCATGCGCGCCCATGTCTCGGGCGTGTAGCTGAAGCGCGTGAGATACATGGCCATGGTTTACCTCCTCGGTCAGAACAACAGTTAACGCTCAAGCCCGGGAGAATGCGAGTCATTTCCAATGTGCGGATCAGGCGTCCCTGCCTGTTTGGTTCGCAACGAGGGTCGCGAGAGTGAGGGGGCAGGATGTCGCGGAAAGCCGCCTTACGTTCATTGAGGACGTAACAACTACGGCGGGAGCGATACCGGACGCCTACCGGATGGCTGCCGACGAAAGGGCTCAAGGTCTTGCAGTTGTCTTTGCTAGCAGTGGTGAAGCTCCCCTCACATCGGTGACGTGCCCGAAATTGCCCTATTCTCAGTGTACACGCATCCGACTTGGCCAATGCGCAATGTGTCTTGGTGTCCCGGAGCCTTGTGAGTTCGAGCGGCGACCGCCTCATTTTCTCGAGAAGCTATCCGATGCCATGTTCGACGCCGCCATCATGAAACCTTTTGATTTTTAAGCCGTTGTCGTGCGTATGGCCGACGCTAAATTCAATCCGAAATCGGTCGACGGCACCGACCCGCACGGTGCCGAGAAGTCGCGCCAAGAGAAGGCATCGACTGTCGAGGTCGCGCCGCCCCCAAATGTAATCGAACCCGATACAGAGTTGACGCCTGAGGAGGCCGAGCAGGCGCGCAAGAGGTATTTGCTAACGCGTTTCTGGATCAGCGCGCGCGGTTACTGGAGTCGCGGCGGCGACAGGCTCGCTTGGCCGTGCTCAATCGGGCTATTGACCCTGATCTGCATCAATGTCGGCTTCCAGTATGGAATCAACGTCTGGAATCGCGCAATTTTTGACGCCATAGAACAACACAATGCCCGCACCGTATATATTCTGAGCGCTATATTCCTGCCGCTGGTGTTCGGAACCGTCGTCCTTGTCGTTGCACAAGTCTCCCTTCGTATGACCATTCAGCGCCGCTGGCGTTGCTGGCTCACTACCGCAGTCATCGCGCGTTGGCTCGCAAACGGCCGTTACTATCAGTTGAACCTCATCGGCGGCGACCACAAAAACCCCGAAGCGCGCGTCGCGGAAGATTTGCGGATTGCCACCGAATCACCCGTCGATTTCATCGCGGGTGTCATTTCCGCGTTTCTGTCGGCCTCGACCTTCATCGTGGTGCTCTGGACGATCGGCGGAGCCCTCAGTCTGACAATCGCAGGTTCGACCATCACTGTTCCTGGCTTCCTCGTCATCACCGCGGTACTCTACGCCGCGATCACGTCGAGCTCGATGGCGGTCATCGGCCGCCATTTCGTCCACGTCTCTGAGGTCAAAAATCAGGCGGAAGCCGAATTTCGCTACACGCTGACGCATGTACGGGAAAACGGCGAGAGTATCGCATTGCTCGGCGGTGAAGAAGAGGAGCGTAACGACGTCGAGAAGACGTTCGCCAAGGTGCTCAGGCAATGGGCGCTCCTTGCGCGCCAACACATGCGCACAGCGCTTGTGTCGCAGGGGTCGAGCTTGTTTGCTCCAGTTGTGCCGGTTTTGCTTTGCGCTCCAAAGTTTCTCGAAGGCAGCATGACCCTTGGACAGGTGATGCAGGCCGCCTCAGCCTTCGCTATCGTTCAAAGCGCGTTCGGATGGCTGG
This Rhizobium sullae DNA region includes the following protein-coding sequences:
- a CDS encoding GYD domain-containing protein → MAMYLTRFSYTPETWARMIENPEDRREAARTYIESVGGKLHGFWYAFGEHDGWNLWEAPDNVSMAAVALAIGAGGALSSIETTVLLSVEDTIEALEKAKSIRYRPPAA
- a CDS encoding ABC transporter ATP-binding protein/permease, which encodes MADAKFNPKSVDGTDPHGAEKSRQEKASTVEVAPPPNVIEPDTELTPEEAEQARKRYLLTRFWISARGYWSRGGDRLAWPCSIGLLTLICINVGFQYGINVWNRAIFDAIEQHNARTVYILSAIFLPLVFGTVVLVVAQVSLRMTIQRRWRCWLTTAVIARWLANGRYYQLNLIGGDHKNPEARVAEDLRIATESPVDFIAGVISAFLSASTFIVVLWTIGGALSLTIAGSTITVPGFLVITAVLYAAITSSSMAVIGRHFVHVSEVKNQAEAEFRYTLTHVRENGESIALLGGEEEERNDVEKTFAKVLRQWALLARQHMRTALVSQGSSLFAPVVPVLLCAPKFLEGSMTLGQVMQAASAFAIVQSAFGWLVDNYPRLADWNACARRVASLMMSLDGLERAEQSDALGRIKRGETEGDTMLSLNDLSVSLDDGTAVVKETQVVIEPGERVLVAGESGSGKSTLVRAIAGLWPWGDGSVNFHADRQLFMLPQRPYIPSGPLRRAVAYPGAADSWTLDEIKAALEKVGLDYLNDKIEDDAPWDQTLSGGEKQRLAFARLLLHTPDIVVLDEATSALDEKSQDKMMEMLIHELPKVTIISVAHRAELEAFHSRKITLERREGGAKLVSDIDLVQRKRKRNLLLRLLENRRSSPKGGTTSSNAALPQNRN